A part of Liolophura sinensis isolate JHLJ2023 chromosome 1, CUHK_Ljap_v2, whole genome shotgun sequence genomic DNA contains:
- the LOC135467507 gene encoding alpha-L-fucosidase-like, translating to MCLLVVGCCLAQYQPNWESLDSRPLPDWYDDAKIGIFIHWGVFSVPSVGYGPYGNTGEWFWQYWKGFKNKNYVDFMNNNYPPGFTYADFAPLFKAELFDPDEWAELLQASGARYVVLTSKHAEGFTNWQSEVAWNWNSVDTGPHRDLVADLAAAVRGKTDVHFGLYHCLYEWFHPYYVQDKKNNFTTNDFPKTKAMPELYEIVKAYKPDLIFSDGDWEAPDTYWNSTNFLAWLYNESPVKDYVVVNDRWGMNCSCTHGGYYDCKDRYNPGSLQKHKWENAMTIDRESWGYRRNAALADYLSIEEILATLAMTVSTGGNMLMNVGPSADGRINPIFEERLRQMGQWLGVNGEAIYKTKPWVHQNDTRTPGIWYTTSKASPVVYVFFQTWPDQGELYLGAPATTQSTTVSLIGYPGNFTWDATNPTGINIYFPAIPYNKMPCLWGWIIKLENLAN from the exons atgtgtcttcttgtggtagg TTGTTGTTTAGCACAG TACCAACCAAACTGGGAGTCCCTCGACAGCAGGCCTCTGCCGGACTGGTACGACGATGCTAAGATCGGCATCTTCATCCACTGGGGTGTATTTTCCGTGCCCAGCGTCGGTTACGGACCATATGGCAACACTGGGGAATGGTTTTGGCAGTACTGGAAGggctttaaaaataaaaactatgtGGACTTCATGAACAATAACTATCCTCCCGGCTTCACGTATGCTGACTTCGCACCGTTATTCAAGGCTGAGCTCTTTGACCCAGATGAATGGGCCGAGTTATTGCAGGCGTCCGGAGCCAG GTACGTCGTCTTGACGTCCAAACATGCAGAGGGCTTCACGAACTGGCAGTCTGAAGTGGCTTGGAACTGGAATTCGGTGGATACCGGTCCTCACAGGGACCTTGTCG CTGACCTGGCGGCGGCAGTCCGCGGTAAGACAGACGTCCATTTCGGTCTTTACCACTGTCTGTACGAGTGGTTCCACCCTTACTACGTTCAGGACAAGAAAAATAACTTCACTACGAATGATTTTCCTAAA ACAAAGGCGATGCCAGAGCTGTATGAAATCGTGAAAGCGTACAAGCCGGATCTAATCTTCTCGGATGGGGACTGGGAGGCTCCggacacttactggaactcaACAAACTTCTTGGCCTGGCTCTACAATGAGAG CCCTGTCAAGGATTATGTTGTTGTCAACGACAGGTGGGGAATGAACTGTTCCTGTACCCACGGAGGCTACTACGACTGCAAGGACCGCTATAACCCAG GTTCCCTACAGAAGCACAAGTGGGAGAACGCTATGACGATAGACCGCGAATCATGGGGGTACCGCCGGAACGCCGCCCTGGCAGACTACCTGAGTATTGAGGAAATACTGGCCACGCTCGCCATGACCGTTAG CACCGGAGGGAACATGTTAATGAACGTGGGACCTTCTGCTGACGGAAGAATAAATCCTATTTTTGAGGAGAGACTTCGTCAGATGGGACAGTGGCTGGGAGTGAACGGGGAGGCGATATACAAGACAAAACCTTGGGTGCATCAGAACGATACCAGAACACCCGGTATCTG GTACACGACCAGTAAAGCCAGTCCCGTGGTGTACGTCTTCTTCCAGACATGGCCGGACCAGGGCGAGCTCTACCTGGGGGCACCCGCTACCACACAGTCAACCACGGTCAGCCTGATAGGCTACCCTGGCAACTTCACTTGGGATGCCACCAACCCCACCGGCATCAACATCTACTTCCCAGCTATCCCATATAACAAGATGCCATGCCTTTGGGGGTGGATTATAAAATTAGAAAATCTCGCCAATTAA